Sequence from the Miscanthus floridulus cultivar M001 chromosome 16, ASM1932011v1, whole genome shotgun sequence genome:
GTGAGAAACGCttgggccccgtttagttcccctCAAAACtcaaaaatttttgcgcagtatccgtcacatcaaatcttgcggcacatgcatggagtactaaatgtagacgaaaaaaaaactaattacacagttgggtgagaaatcgcgagacgaaactttcgaacctaattagtccataattagacactaattaccaaatacaaacaaaaatgctacCATACCCAAACCCCTAAAATTTTCGGATATAAACGGGGCCTTGTTAGCTGCTGCTCAGTGCACTCACGCGTTTGCCTGCCAGCGGGCTCGCACTTAATCCCTAGCCGCCTACGTAAGCAACGACGTCACGCGTTCACCCTCCCGTTGACCAAAATACTAATTCACTTCTTCCTCTCCCCCAAGCAGCAGCGCCAGCGTCAtctctcatctctcttcctcctctctcGCTCCTGTATAAGTAGCGGCCTGCAGCAGGCAGAAGGTGCACATCCATCAACCATTTCTAGCTGCTGAGCTCTCGATCTCGCGCGCACTCAAGGAGCTAGAGCTAGTCGTAGCACTCGCGAGAGTAGAGAGGAAGCCATGGCTACGCCGGCGGTGAAGGTGTACGGGTGGGCTATCTCGCCGTTCGTGTCGCGGGCTCTGCTGGCGCTCGAGGAGGCCGGCGTCGACTACGAGCTCGTCCCCATGAGCCGCCAGGCCGGCGACCACCGCCGCCCGGAGCACCTCGCCAGGAACGTACGTACCTCTCGACCCACCATGAATTTGTTTGTTGGTTTCACTTTCACTCCGCTCATCGGCCATCCCTCGCTTCGCCGCCGACGCCGACTGACACGCGCTCCTGTGCTTAATTACTGCAGCCTTTCGAGAAGGTGCCGGTGCTCGAGGACGGCGACCTCACGCTCTTCGGTAAGTTCATCATCATCCATCGGGCGTGCCATAGATtcgttatgaaaatatattttatgattaatctaataatattaattttaatatatatttagtcaaatttaagattatttaatatatattttgcagAATCTCGTGCGATCGCGAGGCACGTTCTCCGCAAGCACAAGCCAGAGCTGCTAGGCACCGCCGGCAACCTGGAGCAGGCGGCACTGGTGGACGTGTGGCTTGAGGTGGAGGCCCACCAGCTGAGCCCGTTGGCGATCGCCATCGTGGTAGAGTGCATCTTCACGCCCTTCCTCGGCCGCGAACGCAACCAGGCCGTCGTCGACGAGAATGTGGAGAAGCTCAAGAAGGTGCTGGAGGTGTATGAGGCACGGTTGAGCCAAAGCAAGTATCTCGCCGGCGACTTCCTTAGCCTCGCGGACCTCAGCCACTTCACCATCATGCACTGCTTCATGGCCACAGAGTATGCCACCCTAGTTGAGGCGCTCCCGCACGTCAGCGCCTGGTGGGAGAGCCTCGCCGCGCGCCCGGCGACCAAGAAGGTGGCCGAGTTCATGCCAGTTGGCACGGCCGGGGCACCCCAGAAATAGGAGTGACGATGAAAAGTGATGTGTGTTTTGTGTTTAATTACTTTTCCATATGTATTgtagtttgtgtgtgtgtgtgtgtttatatATTTGTCTTTTGCTGCTTCCTCCACAGAATAATAGATATTTGGAAATTTAATGTATTTCATCACATTGAGTAAAAAATTTTCATTGGATTTCATATCGCTGTGTAACAGATATCGTCATCGAATTAGGCGGATGGCCGCAACTACACACGGTTAagcatttttttttcttgacTAGAGGTGGTTTTCACGACAGCCTCAACCAACTCCAGAAGTCATCTGTCTTTACTTCTCTAGAAAAAGAAGTCATCTGCCAACTATGTTTAGAAATTAAGTTATAGAGGTGGTTGGAGACCTGACTCATTACTAGAATTTGATTTAAAGAAACAAAAAACAACATTATTGCTCCAGCGCCCAAGGGCCGCGACACATACCAATGCAATGGCACTTATTATTGATTTTAAGTTATATTAAAACTCTATTACAAGAAACTGGTTAGTTGTTACTTTGCATAAGTGTATACAATTTAACTGAAATATTATGATATATCAATACTAATAGTTTAAATGCCGCAATATCTTTTTTATAAAATAGTACTACTATGCATATTATTTTTTTAGAAGAAATTTAACATTTTGAGTGTCATGGTGCCGACATGAAATGATTATTAATAAATGCCATTGAAGTAACAGGACCTTGAAcctaaaatataaataaaaaattaagTCGAAATACAACAAGCATTAGAGTTTAAACTTAATAACTGAATGAAAAATCAAGAACTAACAAGATCAAAAGTCAAATAGGACCCATGATGCCATAGAATGGATTCAATGAAAGCTGATTACAACTAAATACACATTAGAAACCAGTAGGGATAAAGCAAATACATATAGAGTATTGATAACTTTATGACAAACTAGATAGAGAATATAGATTATCTAAATAGGCATTGTAGTACGAAATGAATAGAGAGACTAAAGATTTAAATTTTGATTAGTTTAAAGTACTAATAAAATTAATACTTATGTAACATAACATTCTATATTGCATTTGACCATTTGTGTTGGTTTGAAAAGAAAGTCCAATGGCGTAAGGCATTTATGTTGAACCTGGCCAACTGATAACGATACGCATTGACCGTACCAACCTCAGACATCACGGCGCTTCTTTTCTTTTTGGTACTTCTAGATTGATTTTCTGCCTGCTGCGGTCCACTTTGGCGATAGGCTGTGACATCCGGCCTAGTTTGGGATTTGGCCTATAGTGatccatatgcaagttaatgagatattataGAGAGTTTAGTCCCATCTTGGTTGTTAAaagtgggatagaccaacatataaggcttctagagtccatcccaccatccccgggttGATCCTTTTACGCAAAGCGAGGACGAAAatgtaagtgggatggtggtaggtgtggttcgctcaacgtgcagagtggatctgagccgtttggattctggggcgttacaaatggtatcagagctgaccTTCGCGGCCACGGGCGCGTGCGGGTCAGGTGTgcggacatggggttcattgcgcGTGTAGGCCCTGCGGGGTGCACGGCATGGCACATGTGTCGGCACTGGACGTACGGTCGtgtgtgctaagagggaacgttcctggtcatcgtttgcccggttgtgggtgtgttgggccgacgaggatgtcggttcctttgaggggggggggtgtatgtgacatctggcctagtttggaatttggcctatagtggcccatatgcaggttaatgagatattgtagagagtttagtcccaccttgattGTTAAAGGTGTTAtataccaacatataaggcttctagagtccataccaccatccccgggttaatccttttacgcgaagcgaggacgaaagtatAAGTGGGATGATGATAGGTGTGGTTCGCTCAacgtgcagagtggatctgagctGTTTGAACTCTGGGGGGTTACATAGGCTATCGCTCTTTAGTACTCCCTTCGTGTCGGTAAAAGAAGTCGCTTTAGACGATGATACGGTTTCCAAAACATAACTTTGactttatttttctataaaaatatttatttaaaagtgatatatgtatacttttatgaaagtatatttcaagacaaatctattcatatagTTTCACAATTCCAAACTCAACACCTTAAAAGTTATTTATAATTTATATTCTTAATGCTTGACACAAACCTTGTCTAAAACGACTTCTTTTACCAACCTGAAGGGAGTAATTTGTTTATGAAAAAAATATTTAATGATTAATTATAGATCTGGGCTGTCGGTGGCCGAAGGACGACTACTCAGGTGTGGACAAGCTGAAGTGGCAGCCGACCACCATTGATGGGCCCTAGCCGACTGGACCGTTGTTGGGCGATGGAGCTTCGATATGCTTGTCAAGGTGAAAAaaagtacggatattttccgatcgtatttaagatcgaatccgtttagaggaatTTAAATCTATCCGTTTCTGAGTctagatattcaacatccgataccgtattcgTATTTAAATActtaaatcgcatatttatgatgtcgatatccaatcgtatcctatctagCACGGttaacactatccgtattcgaatacaaatcctgataaaaatataaa
This genomic interval carries:
- the LOC136513243 gene encoding glutathione S-transferase 4-like translates to MATPAVKVYGWAISPFVSRALLALEEAGVDYELVPMSRQAGDHRRPEHLARNPFEKVPVLEDGDLTLFESRAIARHVLRKHKPELLGTAGNLEQAALVDVWLEVEAHQLSPLAIAIVVECIFTPFLGRERNQAVVDENVEKLKKVLEVYEARLSQSKYLAGDFLSLADLSHFTIMHCFMATEYATLVEALPHVSAWWESLAARPATKKVAEFMPVGTAGAPQK